From the genome of Vicinamibacteria bacterium:
CCGGGCGGGCGCCTGAGCACGACCGTTCTCACCTTGGCCGTACGCGCCAGCCGCGAGGAGTCTTTCGTGCTCACCATCCCCCCCGACGCCGAGGTCCAGGAGGTCACGGTCGGCGGTACGGCCCGGCCCGGTAAGCCCGACCAGGCCGGCCTGCGTCTCACCGTGCCCGCGGGCACGCAGGCTGTGATCGTGAAATGGCGCGAGCCGCGGGGCATGAGCCTCTATCACCGTGTCCCCGCGGTTGGCTTGCCCCTCCCCGCGGTCAACGTCGAGACCACGCTGCATCTGCCCGACAACCGGTGGCTCCTCTACGCGCGGGGGCCCGCATGGGGCCCCGCCGTGCTCTTTTGGAGCTACTTGGGCTTCGCGCTCCTCGTGGCCTTCTGCCTCGGCCTCTTCGCGGAGAGCCCGCTCGGGGTCGGGCAGTGGCTGCTCTTGGCCCTGGGCCTCACCCAGACGTCAGCCCTGGGCGGGGTTTTGGTGGCCGGTTTGTTCGTCGCGCTTTCCTGGCGCGCGCGGCAGCCCAGATCATCGGCCCTGGCCCACGATGCCCTCCAGGTCCTGCTCGCGGTCTGGGTGGCGGCGGCGCTCGTCCTGCTCTACGACGTCGTTCAGACGGGACTCTTGCTGCGGCCCGACATGCAGGTCGCGGGGGCGGGGAGCACCAACACCGTCCTGCGCTGGTACACGGACCGCATCGACCACACCAGCCCTTCCGCCGGCGTCTTGAGCCTGCCCCTTTGGACTTACCGAGGCCTGATGCTGGCCTGGGCGCTTTGGCTGGCCAAAAGCCTCTTGCGCTGGGGCGCTTGGGCCTGGCGAGCCTTGGCCGCGGGCGGCTGGTGGCGGCCCCTGTCGCGCCCACGTCGGAAGGCCGCGGCCGCCCCGGACGCCGCGCCCGCCTCCCCTCCTTCCGGCCCGCCGGCTTCGGGGGGGCCCGTGGAGAGCGGGGCAAAGGGGCTGTGATCGACTCATCGGGCCACAACATGAGCAGATCGTGTGTTTACTCTCTATACGCTCGCAAAATCGCAGTTGACAGGGGGAACTCAGCCTGTTAGCTTCGAGGGACACGATGGGATCCCTCTCCGCAGCACGGATGCGTGCGGCGATCCTCCACCATCGGGGGGCCGCAGCACTCCTTGCCCTCCTTTTCACTGATGTGGCCTTCGCCGCCGAGGGCGGCGGAGTCGTGGGCTGGGTCGAGAACACCCAAGGGGCTCCCGTGGCGGGAGCGGTGATCTCGGTTTTCGGGAAGGGGATGCGGGGCGGCGGCCTCGTGACCCTCTCCGACAGCGCGGGCTGGTTCACGCTGCCCGCCCTTCCCGCGGGCTCCTACCGGCTGCGCGCGCTCGGCCCCGGCCACCTGCCCGCGCCCGCGCGCGAGGTCACGGTTCTCCCCGACCGGGACTCCCTGTTCACGCTCAGCCTCACCCCCATCGGCGAGAAGCCGGGGCCCGAGCGGGAGTCGGCGACCGCGGACATGATCAGCGACATCGTCGCCCTGCGCGAATGGCGATGGCTGCTCCGCCACAAGCGCCGCTCGGTGCTGGAGGAGCGCAACGAAGAGCCACCGCTGGGCGTGATGACCGTGACGAGCGTGACGCCGGTCGAGCCGAAGCTCCTGGAGCGCGCCGTCTCCTGGCTGCCAGAGCTGGCGGGGACGGTGGAGCTCGTGGCCAGCCCCGCCACCCTGGGGCCGGACGCCCTGGGCATGGAGGGGACGCCCACCGGCCTGGGCGTCTTGCGGCTGCAGGGCCGCCTGGCCAGCGGGGGCCGGTGGAGCGTGGGCGGTCTCGTCGCCGATCGCGAGACCACGACCT
Proteins encoded in this window:
- a CDS encoding TonB-dependent receptor, with the translated sequence MGSLSAARMRAAILHHRGAAALLALLFTDVAFAAEGGGVVGWVENTQGAPVAGAVISVFGKGMRGGGLVTLSDSAGWFTLPALPAGSYRLRALGPGHLPAPAREVTVLPDRDSLFTLSLTPIGEKPGPERESATADMISDIVALREWRWLLRHKRRSVLEERNEEPPLGVMTVTSVTPVEPKLLERAVSWLPELAGTVELVASPATLGPDALGMEGTPTGLGVLRLQGRLASGGRWSVGGLVADRETTTWRMAAEFVLEPSSAHEVQTGAGYGSRCLRPLLATDDTGSLDVRNAGAIFVKDRWRATDRLTTTVGARYSFIGFLQDSNHLDPLVAVEFQADRHTQVRGSWSAHTLAPGGDLLT